A portion of the Ficedula albicollis isolate OC2 chromosome 4, FicAlb1.5, whole genome shotgun sequence genome contains these proteins:
- the TMEM128 gene encoding transmembrane protein 128 — protein MMLYVTIITLHLMAGFSAIIMFLFTEESTAVEKTIRPLNRLNIHSAFWILASIAVTYYFDFLKNVKETMQADSWWLSCGTCLLAACLSVAFYCILYLEWYCGIQDYDEQYPALIPVATATFIAAAVCFNVALWPVWSFFTPVLLFIQFMGVVMLVSLLG, from the exons ATGATGCTTTATGTAACTATAATCACACTCCATTTAATGGCTGGCTTTAGTGCTATAATTATGTTCTTATTTACAGAAGAGTCTACAGCTGTAGAGAAGACGATAAGGCCTCTTAACAGACTGAATATTCATTCTGCATTCTGGATTTTGGCATCAATAGCTGTGACATActactttgattttttaaaaaatgttaaagaaacTATGCAAGCAGATAG ctggtggCTTTCCTGTGGCACTTGTTTATTGGCTGCATGTTTATCTGTTGCCTTTTACTGCATACTGTATCTTGAGTGGTACTGTGGAATTCAGGACTATGATGAACAGTACCCTGCACTGATTCCGGTTGCAACAGCTACCTTTatagcagcagcagtttg TTTCAATGTTGCCTTGTGGCCTGTCTGGTCATTTTTTACACCTGTGTTGCTCTTCATTCAGTTCATGGGTGTTGTGATGCTTGTGTCACTCCTGGGATAA